A single genomic interval of Spinacia oleracea cultivar Varoflay chromosome 6, BTI_SOV_V1, whole genome shotgun sequence harbors:
- the LOC110784945 gene encoding uncharacterized protein isoform X3 codes for MPVSDTEKHGVSAPGCRFSNKAEHIPIKKRRFLLKTPSPPPVRISPCAEETADHTRSPDVSNKVVPLQSSYSSDIIASQIVENNSCIDAKKSDTPNKGFGEEEDFSGISILAAAACSSSLGRDCGYAEDGLGTEESSMLERVREISTYTEVRSPSKGLSKEDVFNSSEMSSGATSSCISTEPVGELASISTTVNSSQKLATVGKMKDASLGSESLTFSGDVSCSKDEIVARNQGLSSQGVRLHWDLNVVMDAWEQPFDDTGAQDDVAYNISQEAGKANCNGKMGLEVGHDSRENLETVHAAKGCVQRVSANQSSVEIKDSHDIDACLNLKQPLCLGEKSLPSNSNLEAEDSSKKSLNLNDKHISYQPLVESFKSDVGVSSCQLQNLGNTCTSDATFGVVSSDTFISLSVSSSSKVKQNVAVQEDLETPKIFQHEETSVIENVNPETLEPQENAEFAVAADNGPTHTKASTSVSKRFLAVGTDATGEHQEDYDSQYEDGELRESSGRAWEEYDPMDREVENVDYMSNYRETYTANLSDGHIFESGQDEDRKSGRLEAAAAVSSQGCNNDSEVFEVASEAVGNGRGDDEGNQIKSSHAGEITELTQRKELLESSKSFSEMTTQGADEIERKNRMPSRIDRPLDSQGTETREEPKAFRRGLQSQIEGPVAGDHAYRQGQFKKMENRFEPGSMRPFERARYPFHNQGRGRQGGRWDGSSDSRRGFRRHYSPINHAHSKLDDDANAERDGHGCVGTQDDVSYSPQPFPKNRADADGEPCAGFHSRYKSDRKFSPDRAGGFGRGRSFRYGPYSESRGGRGRFNGPSPDESFQSSLKYRRPLSRRERSISPFGGRGQSNIHQSRRKSPSRSRSRSPVVWNSPRRRLGAGSGGNTFFRNRSRSPNFRPEARMQRPRSPHQQPGFGVDHAGGFRSISRNNGSPPRNRWSSARKDEPGNFREPGYKQRIPSQDRSPGRIRMRDDRGSAIDSPRIMKPVGYYRMSDRIPDDAGRGVRYEENFEERRKQYNPLRPVRRSFDGGMANRLHQDTNDSFSMENSFRDRDASSFQDRGSRGIDNRIGDVPRRFRGENHSIIYERDGKFNPNSKQFGGDVMDSSQTLKSEEQYRPNYAGRFSDTNGANRGCRYENYQDRRKHYGQTNIMRRSDNEETEKRLNHDEKFEETPEFGSRVTRDGDGRIDSLSTGFREDGEPVVCRQEEKLDDNSQPVGEQNSGGDDATLGVVPL; via the exons ATGCCAGTATCCGACACTGAAAAG CATGGAGTATCAGCACCAGGTTGTCGCTTTAGTAACAAGGCAGAGCATATACCTATCAAAAAGAGACGATTCTTATTAAAGACTCCGTCACCACCACCGGTTAGAATTTCTCCATGCGCCGAGGAGACTGCAGATCATACAAGAAGTCCAGACGTTTCAAACAAAGTTGTACCTTTGCAGTCTTCTTATTCTTCTGACATTATTGCGAGTCAGATTGTTGAGAACAATAGTTGCATCGATGCTAAGAAATCTGATACTCCCAATAAAGGCTTCGGTGAAGAGGAAGACTTCTCTGGTATATCAATACTTGCTGCTGCTGCCTGCAGTAGCAGTTTGGGAAGAGATTGTGGTTATGCAGAGGATGGTTTAGGCACTGAAGAGTCTTCCATGCTGGAGCGAGTGCGTGAAATTTCTACTTATACTGAAGTCCGCTCACCATCTAAAGGGTTGTCAAAGGAAGACGTTTTCAATTCGTCTGAAATGTCAAGTGGAGCAACATCATCATGTATATCCACAGAACCAGTTGGAGAGCTCGCATCTATCTCAACCACAGTAAATTCATCTCAAAAACTTGCAACTGTTGGAAAAATGAAGGATGCTTCCTTGGGGTCTGAGTCTTTGACCTTTTCTGGGGATGTTTCGTGTAGCAAAGATGAAATTGTAGCGAGGAACCAGGGGCTATCTTCACAAGGTGTTAGGTTGCATTGGGACTTAAATGTTGTGATGGATGCTTGGGAGCAGCCTTTTGATGATACAGGTGCACAAGATGATGTTGCCTATAACATTTCTCAAGAAGCCGGGAAAGCTAACTGTAATGGTAAAATGGGATTAGAAGTAGGCCATGATTCGCGAGAAAATCTGGAAACTGTACATGCTGCTAAAGGCTGTGTACAAAGAGTATCAGCAAATCAAAGTTCAGTTGAGATCAAAGACAGTCATGATATTGATGCTTGCCTCAATCTTAAGCAGCCTCTTTGCTTAGGTGAGAAGTCTCTGCCCTCCAACTCCAACCTTGAGGCTGAGGATTCTTCTAAGAAGAGTTTAAACTTGAATGACAAGCATATCAGCTATCAGCCATTGGTGGAAAGCTTCAAGTCAGATGTTGGTGTGTCTTCCTGCCAGCTACAAAATCTCGGGAACACATGTACTTCTGATGCTACCTTTGGTGTTGTGTCATCTGATACTTTTATTAGTTTGTCTGTGTCATCTAGCTCAAAGGTCAAACAAAATGTTGCAGTTCAAGAGGATTTGGAGACACCTAAGATCTTTCAACACGAGGAAACATCTGTTATAGAGAATGTTAACCCGGAAACATTGGAACCTCAAGAGAATGCCGAATTTGCTGTAGCAGCGGATAATGGCCCTACTCACACTAAGGCATCCACCTCCGTGTCGAAAAGAT TTTTGGCGGTTGGAACTGATGCAACTGGTGAGCACCAAGAGGATTATGATTCTCAGTATGAAGACGGGGAGCTCAGGGAGTCAAGTGGACGTGCTTGGGAAGAATATGATCCTATGGACAGAGAAGTTGAAAATGTAGACTATATGTCGAACTACAGAGAAACATATACGGCGAATCTAAGTGATGGTCATATCTTTGAGTCTGGACAAGATGAGGACCGAAAGAGTGGAAGATTGGAAGCTGCTGCTGCTGTCTCTTCTCAGGGTTGTAACAACGACAGTGAGGTTTTTGAAGTTGCCTCTGAAGCAGTTGGAAATGGAAGGGGAGATGATGAAGGTAACCAAATAAAATCGAGTCACGCTGGGGAGATAACAGAACTAACTCAGAGAAAAGAACTGCTTGAGAGCAGTAAGAGTTTTTCAGAGATGACAACTCAAGGTGCAGATGAGATTGAGAGAAAGAATAGAATGCCTAGTCGTATTGACAGACCGTTAGATTCCCAAGGTACTGAAACAAGAGAAGAACCAAAAGCATTTAGAAGAGGTTTGCAGTCACAGATTGAGGGGCCAGTTGCTGGTGATCATGCATATAGACAGGGGCAGTTCAAGAAAATGGAGAATAG ATTTGAGCCTGGCTCCATGAGACCGTTTGAGAGGGCGCGATACCCCTTTCACAATCAAGGTAGAGGACGTCAAGGTGGTAGGTGGGATGGTTCATCAGACAGTCGTAGAGGTTTTAGGCGGCATTATTCTCCTATTAACCATGCACATTCAAAACTTGATGATGATGCTAATGCGGAGAGAGATGGCCATGGATGTGTTGGCACTCAGGATGATGTATCATATTCTCCCCAACCTTTTCCCAAAAACCGAGCTGATGCTGATGGTGAGCCTTGTGCTGGATTTCATTCGCGCTATAAATCCGATAGGAAGTTTAGCCCTGATAGAGCTGGAGGCTTTGGTCGGGGAAGATCATTCAGGTATGGCCCCTATTCTGAGAGTAGAGGAGGCAGAGGAAGATTCAATGGCCCTTCTCCAGATGAGTCGTTCCAATCCTCCTTAAAATACCGGCGCCCTTTGTCCCGCAGAGAGAGAAGTATTTCACCTTTTGGAGGCAGAGGGCAGTCAAATATACATCAATCTCGCAGGAAGTCTCCATCTCGATCAAGAAGTCGGTCTCCGGTCGTTTGGAATTCTCCAAGAAGAAGACTGGGGGCTGGAAGTGGTGGTAATACTTTTTTTAGGAACCGAAGTAGATCCCCAAATTTCAGGCCTGAGGCCAGAATGCAAAGGCCAAGGTCACCACACCAACAACCTGGTTTTGGGGTTGATCACGCAGGAGGTTTTAGGTCAATTTCAAGAAACAACGGGTCTCCTCCGCGTAACCGATGGAGTTCTGCTAGGAAAGATGAGCCAGGCAATTTTAGAGAGCCAGGTTACAAGCAGCGGATCCCTTCTCAGGATAGGTCACCAGGGAGAATTCGCATGAGGGACGACAGAGGTAGCGCCATAGATTCCCCTCGAATTATGAAGCCTGTCGGGTATTATAGAATGTCAGATAGAATTCCGGATGATGCTGGTAGAGGCGTTAGATACGAGGAAAATTTTgaagaaagaaggaaacaaTATAATCCCCTTCGTCCTGTGAGGCGCAGCTTTGATGGTGGAATGGCAAATAGATTGCATCAGGATACTAATGATAGTTTTTCTatggaaaatagttttcgaGATAGAGATGCTTCAAGTTTTCAGGACAGAGGGTCAAGGGGGATAGACAACCGCATTGGCGATGTACCGAGGAGGTTTAGAGGAGAAAATCATTCTATCATTTATGAAAGAGATGGAAAGTTTAATCCTAATTCAAAGCAATTTGGAGGTGATGTGATGGATTCATCACAAACTCTCAAGTCTGAGGAGCAGTATCGGCCCAACTATGCTGGAAGGTTTTCCGACACCAATGGAGCCAATAGGGGATGCCGATACGAGAACTATCAAGACAGACGAAAACATTATGGTCAAACTAATATCATGAGGCGCAGTGATAATGAGGAGACAGAAAAAAGATTGAATCATGATGAAAAATTTGAGGAGACTCCGGAGTTTGGTAGCAGGGTTACAAGGGACGGGGATGGACGAATTGATAGTTTATCCACAGGGTTCAGGGAAGATGGGGAGCCAGTTGTGTGTAGACAAGAGGAGAAACTTGATGACAACTCACAGCCCGTTGGAGAACAAAATTCTGGCGGTGATGACGCTACATTGGGAGTTGTTCCTTTGTAG
- the LOC110784945 gene encoding uncharacterized protein isoform X2: MPVSDTEKHGVSAPGCRFSNKAEHIPIKKRRFLLKTPSPPPVRISPCAEETADHTRSPDVSNKVVPLQSSYSSDIIASQIVENNSCIDAKKSDTPNKGFGEEEDFSGISILAAAACSSSLGRDCGYAEDGLGTEESSMLERVREISTYTEVRSPSKGLSKEDVFNSSEMSSGATSSCISTEPVGELASISTTVNSSQKLATVGKMKDASLGSESLTFSGDVSCSKDEIVARNQGLSSQGVRLHWDLNVVMDAWEQPFDDTGAQDDVAYNISQEAGKANCNGKMGLEVGHDSRENLETVHAAKGCVQRVSANQSSVEIKDSHDIDACLNLKQPLCLGEKSLPSNSNLEAEDSSKKSLNLNDKHISYQPLVESFKSDVGVSSCQLQNLGNTCTSDATFGVVSSDTFISLSVSSSSKVKQNVAVQEDLETPKIFQHEETSVIENVNPETLEPQENAEFAVAADNGPTHTKASTSVSKRCELLVDLVLAVGTDATGEHQEDYDSQYEDGELRESSGRAWEEYDPMDREVENVDYMSNYRETYTANLSDGHIFESGQDEDRKSGRLEAAAAVSSQGCNNDSEVFEVASEAVGNGRGDDEGNQIKSSHAGEITELTQRKELLESSKSFSEMTTQGADEIERKNRMPSRIDRPLDSQGTETREEPKAFRRGLQSQIEGPVAGDHAYRQGQFKKMENRFEPGSMRPFERARYPFHNQGRGRQGGRWDGSSDSRRGFRRHYSPINHAHSKLDDDANAERDGHGCVGTQDDVSYSPQPFPKNRADADGEPCAGFHSRYKSDRKFSPDRAGGFGRGRSFRYGPYSESRGGRGRFNGPSPDESFQSSLKYRRPLSRRERSISPFGGRGQSNIHQSRRKSPSRSRSRSPVVWNSPRRRLGAGSGGNTFFRNRSRSPNFRPEARMQRPRSPHQQPGFGVDHAGGFRSISRNNGSPPRNRWSSARKDEPGNFREPGYKQRIPSQDRSPGRIRMRDDRGSAIDSPRIMKPVGYYRMSDRIPDDAGRGVRYEENFEERRKQYNPLRPVRRSFDGGMANRLHQDTNDSFSMENSFRDRDASSFQDRGSRGIDNRIGDVPRRFRGENHSIIYERDGKFNPNSKQFGGDVMDSSQTLKSEEQYRPNYAGRFSDTNGANRGCRYENYQDRRKHYGQTNIMRRSDNEETEKRLNHDEKFEETPEFGSRVTRDGDGRIDSLSTGFREDGEPVVCRQEEKLDDNSQPVGEQNSGGDDATLGVVPL; encoded by the exons ATGCCAGTATCCGACACTGAAAAG CATGGAGTATCAGCACCAGGTTGTCGCTTTAGTAACAAGGCAGAGCATATACCTATCAAAAAGAGACGATTCTTATTAAAGACTCCGTCACCACCACCGGTTAGAATTTCTCCATGCGCCGAGGAGACTGCAGATCATACAAGAAGTCCAGACGTTTCAAACAAAGTTGTACCTTTGCAGTCTTCTTATTCTTCTGACATTATTGCGAGTCAGATTGTTGAGAACAATAGTTGCATCGATGCTAAGAAATCTGATACTCCCAATAAAGGCTTCGGTGAAGAGGAAGACTTCTCTGGTATATCAATACTTGCTGCTGCTGCCTGCAGTAGCAGTTTGGGAAGAGATTGTGGTTATGCAGAGGATGGTTTAGGCACTGAAGAGTCTTCCATGCTGGAGCGAGTGCGTGAAATTTCTACTTATACTGAAGTCCGCTCACCATCTAAAGGGTTGTCAAAGGAAGACGTTTTCAATTCGTCTGAAATGTCAAGTGGAGCAACATCATCATGTATATCCACAGAACCAGTTGGAGAGCTCGCATCTATCTCAACCACAGTAAATTCATCTCAAAAACTTGCAACTGTTGGAAAAATGAAGGATGCTTCCTTGGGGTCTGAGTCTTTGACCTTTTCTGGGGATGTTTCGTGTAGCAAAGATGAAATTGTAGCGAGGAACCAGGGGCTATCTTCACAAGGTGTTAGGTTGCATTGGGACTTAAATGTTGTGATGGATGCTTGGGAGCAGCCTTTTGATGATACAGGTGCACAAGATGATGTTGCCTATAACATTTCTCAAGAAGCCGGGAAAGCTAACTGTAATGGTAAAATGGGATTAGAAGTAGGCCATGATTCGCGAGAAAATCTGGAAACTGTACATGCTGCTAAAGGCTGTGTACAAAGAGTATCAGCAAATCAAAGTTCAGTTGAGATCAAAGACAGTCATGATATTGATGCTTGCCTCAATCTTAAGCAGCCTCTTTGCTTAGGTGAGAAGTCTCTGCCCTCCAACTCCAACCTTGAGGCTGAGGATTCTTCTAAGAAGAGTTTAAACTTGAATGACAAGCATATCAGCTATCAGCCATTGGTGGAAAGCTTCAAGTCAGATGTTGGTGTGTCTTCCTGCCAGCTACAAAATCTCGGGAACACATGTACTTCTGATGCTACCTTTGGTGTTGTGTCATCTGATACTTTTATTAGTTTGTCTGTGTCATCTAGCTCAAAGGTCAAACAAAATGTTGCAGTTCAAGAGGATTTGGAGACACCTAAGATCTTTCAACACGAGGAAACATCTGTTATAGAGAATGTTAACCCGGAAACATTGGAACCTCAAGAGAATGCCGAATTTGCTGTAGCAGCGGATAATGGCCCTACTCACACTAAGGCATCCACCTCCGTGTCGAAAAGATGTGAGCTTCTGGTAGATTTAG TTTTGGCGGTTGGAACTGATGCAACTGGTGAGCACCAAGAGGATTATGATTCTCAGTATGAAGACGGGGAGCTCAGGGAGTCAAGTGGACGTGCTTGGGAAGAATATGATCCTATGGACAGAGAAGTTGAAAATGTAGACTATATGTCGAACTACAGAGAAACATATACGGCGAATCTAAGTGATGGTCATATCTTTGAGTCTGGACAAGATGAGGACCGAAAGAGTGGAAGATTGGAAGCTGCTGCTGCTGTCTCTTCTCAGGGTTGTAACAACGACAGTGAGGTTTTTGAAGTTGCCTCTGAAGCAGTTGGAAATGGAAGGGGAGATGATGAAGGTAACCAAATAAAATCGAGTCACGCTGGGGAGATAACAGAACTAACTCAGAGAAAAGAACTGCTTGAGAGCAGTAAGAGTTTTTCAGAGATGACAACTCAAGGTGCAGATGAGATTGAGAGAAAGAATAGAATGCCTAGTCGTATTGACAGACCGTTAGATTCCCAAGGTACTGAAACAAGAGAAGAACCAAAAGCATTTAGAAGAGGTTTGCAGTCACAGATTGAGGGGCCAGTTGCTGGTGATCATGCATATAGACAGGGGCAGTTCAAGAAAATGGAGAATAG ATTTGAGCCTGGCTCCATGAGACCGTTTGAGAGGGCGCGATACCCCTTTCACAATCAAGGTAGAGGACGTCAAGGTGGTAGGTGGGATGGTTCATCAGACAGTCGTAGAGGTTTTAGGCGGCATTATTCTCCTATTAACCATGCACATTCAAAACTTGATGATGATGCTAATGCGGAGAGAGATGGCCATGGATGTGTTGGCACTCAGGATGATGTATCATATTCTCCCCAACCTTTTCCCAAAAACCGAGCTGATGCTGATGGTGAGCCTTGTGCTGGATTTCATTCGCGCTATAAATCCGATAGGAAGTTTAGCCCTGATAGAGCTGGAGGCTTTGGTCGGGGAAGATCATTCAGGTATGGCCCCTATTCTGAGAGTAGAGGAGGCAGAGGAAGATTCAATGGCCCTTCTCCAGATGAGTCGTTCCAATCCTCCTTAAAATACCGGCGCCCTTTGTCCCGCAGAGAGAGAAGTATTTCACCTTTTGGAGGCAGAGGGCAGTCAAATATACATCAATCTCGCAGGAAGTCTCCATCTCGATCAAGAAGTCGGTCTCCGGTCGTTTGGAATTCTCCAAGAAGAAGACTGGGGGCTGGAAGTGGTGGTAATACTTTTTTTAGGAACCGAAGTAGATCCCCAAATTTCAGGCCTGAGGCCAGAATGCAAAGGCCAAGGTCACCACACCAACAACCTGGTTTTGGGGTTGATCACGCAGGAGGTTTTAGGTCAATTTCAAGAAACAACGGGTCTCCTCCGCGTAACCGATGGAGTTCTGCTAGGAAAGATGAGCCAGGCAATTTTAGAGAGCCAGGTTACAAGCAGCGGATCCCTTCTCAGGATAGGTCACCAGGGAGAATTCGCATGAGGGACGACAGAGGTAGCGCCATAGATTCCCCTCGAATTATGAAGCCTGTCGGGTATTATAGAATGTCAGATAGAATTCCGGATGATGCTGGTAGAGGCGTTAGATACGAGGAAAATTTTgaagaaagaaggaaacaaTATAATCCCCTTCGTCCTGTGAGGCGCAGCTTTGATGGTGGAATGGCAAATAGATTGCATCAGGATACTAATGATAGTTTTTCTatggaaaatagttttcgaGATAGAGATGCTTCAAGTTTTCAGGACAGAGGGTCAAGGGGGATAGACAACCGCATTGGCGATGTACCGAGGAGGTTTAGAGGAGAAAATCATTCTATCATTTATGAAAGAGATGGAAAGTTTAATCCTAATTCAAAGCAATTTGGAGGTGATGTGATGGATTCATCACAAACTCTCAAGTCTGAGGAGCAGTATCGGCCCAACTATGCTGGAAGGTTTTCCGACACCAATGGAGCCAATAGGGGATGCCGATACGAGAACTATCAAGACAGACGAAAACATTATGGTCAAACTAATATCATGAGGCGCAGTGATAATGAGGAGACAGAAAAAAGATTGAATCATGATGAAAAATTTGAGGAGACTCCGGAGTTTGGTAGCAGGGTTACAAGGGACGGGGATGGACGAATTGATAGTTTATCCACAGGGTTCAGGGAAGATGGGGAGCCAGTTGTGTGTAGACAAGAGGAGAAACTTGATGACAACTCACAGCCCGTTGGAGAACAAAATTCTGGCGGTGATGACGCTACATTGGGAGTTGTTCCTTTGTAG